The Desulfobulbaceae bacterium genome segment TTCAATCGATTATCGGCATTGAGGCCAAAAAGCAAATCATCTCCCAGTTCGGCAAACCGCCGGCACGGGTCTACGCCTGCGTTGGCGGCGGCTCCAACGCCATGGGAATCTTTCAGGGATTTCTCGACCAACCAGAGGTGGAACTGATCGGAGTGGAGGCGGGGGGCAAAGGCCTTGCCACCGGCCAGCACGCAGCCCGTCTTGCCGGTACTGATGGCTCGGCCGGGGTTGCCCAAGGCTATAAAACAATCTTCTTGCAGGACGAGGACGGACAGATGAAGGACACCCATTCAGTGGCCGCCGGGCTCGACTATGTAGGTGTATCACCAATCCTGGTCGACCTTTGGCAGCAGGGACGGGTTCGTTTTGAGGCCGCCACCGATGTCGAAGTGATGGCAGCGCTTGACGAAACCGTCAAAAACGAGGGGATCATCCCGGCGCTTGAGTCCAGCCACGCCTTTGTTCAGGCATATAAAGAAGCAGGCCAACTCGCCAGCGATCAGGCCATCATCATCAATATGTCCGGACGGGGAGACAAGGATATTTTTACCATTGCCAACGCCTTTCAAGATCCATCATGGAAGCGTTTCATCATCGAGAAAGGGAGGGAGTATGCGGCTCAAAACTAATATCGAGGCGGCGCTCCGCGAAAAAGAGATCCTACTGATGACCCATATCGTCTTGGGCTACCCCTCGTTTGAGGTAAACCGCGAAGTCGTGCGTCAGATGGTGGTAAACGGGGTCGACCTGATTGAGATGCAGATCCCCTTCTCCGAGCCCATGGCCGATGGACCGGTGATCATCAAGGCCAACCAGGATGCCCTGGCGACTGGCGCCAAAGTTCGTGAATGTCTCGCCTTTGCCGAGGAGATGACCGCTACGTACAACATCCCTTTCCTCTTCATGACCTATTACAATATCCTGTTCAAATTTGGCGAGGAGGCCTTTATTAAGGAATCAGCACGAATCGGCATCCAAGGAATGATCATCCCCGACCTGCCGCCGGAAGAAGGCGAGTCATATTTGCGCCTCACCAAAGAACACGGCATCGCGCCGATCATGATTTTTGCTCCCACCAGCACCAATGAGCGAATGCGGGAGCTTGCGGCAGTGGCAGACGGCTTTATCTACTGCGTAGCCCGCCGCGGAGTGACCGGCAGTGCGACCTCGTTTGATCAGGAGTTCTCTAACTATATCGGCCGATGCCGGAAAGAAGCGCAACTACCGCTGGCTGTGGGGTTCGGGATCAAAGACCGTGATGATATTGCCGCCCTCCGTGGACGAGCTGAGATTGCGGTAATCGGCAGCGAGACGATACGCTTGGTGGACAAGGAAGGTCCTACCGCAGTAGGACCGTTTATTGCAGGATTGAGAACAGTGCAGCTTCACATCGAAGAGTAGGACAACTTTCTTTTTACCCCTCAATCAGTTGCAACTTCCCTTCGTCAACCTCCTGTGGTTTCTTGAACCGATCCATGGTGCAGGTCAACTGATCAGTCTGACCCGTCAGCCCTTGAGCGGCGCTGTCGATCTGAGCCAGACCGGAATTGATCTGTTTGATGCCAGCAGCCTGCATCTCACTGCCAAGCACAATCTCACTCACCAAACTGCCCATGGCGTTCACATTGTCATAAATAGAGTCAAAAGCCAGGGCCGTTTTATTCGCCACCTCAACCGCTACACCGATCTTCTTCAGCGGCCCTTCCAGGAGCACCGTAGTCTCATTGGCAGCATCAGAGCACCGTCCGGCCAGCCGGCGCACTTCTTCAGCAACCACAGCAAACCCCTTACCCTGCTCCCCGGCATGAGCGGCCTCAACCGCCGCATTCAAAGCCAACAGGTTGGTCTGAAAGGCAATGTCATTGATCGTTTTGATGGTCTTGGCAATCTCCCGACTGGCAGCCTGAATGGCGGCAATGGTTTGCACCATTTCGCTCATCGTTGCCTTCCCCTCCTCTGCGTTTTGCTTGGCCTCGCCAGACATCTCATCCGTCATTCTTGCTTTTTGGACATTGAGCTGGGTTGTACCGTTAATCTCGGACATTGAAGCGCTGATCTCCTCAAGCGAAGACGAGACTGAACAGGCCACCTCATCGAGTGAATGGACACTGGCTTCGATCTCCGCACGGTTAGTACGCAGATTATCAATCATGATAGTCATGGAATTACCCAATTGACCGATTTCATCATCACCGGTGATATCAACCTCCTGCTCCAGATCTCCGGCGGCAATCCCTTTAGCAATCTTAACCGCCCGCAACACCGGTCGAGTGATCATAGTGACCATAGCGATAGAAAAAACCACGCCCACTGCTAAAGCAACCATGGCCATCACCACCAACTCACGGCGTTTGGCCTGAAGAAAACCTTCCAACGTGCTGTTTTCTTTGACATCTTGAGCTACATTTTTTCGAATTTCATCCTGGCTTGCCAAAATATCCGCCAAAGTCTTCTCATCTACTGCCAGAGCCTGCTTAAGATCAACCGTGGCCAACTCGTTCTCACGTTGAATCGTAGCCTGAGCCTGATTCTTCATGTCCTCAACCAAAGAGGTAACCCGTTCCTGAAGCGTGACCCCGATCTCCTGCGCCCGTTTGACCTTATCGATCTGCTGGGTCATCGAGACATTTTCTTCATCAAGGGCCTTTACCTCACCATAGGTGCCCAGATAGGCCTTGGCCGCACGGCTGGTCCCCTTGACCTTTTTTTCATCCAGGGTAGCCAGATCGGGCATGGCAAAGAATTCATCGAGCACAGTTGTCAAAGCAGCGACTTCCTTCGCCACTACGGAATAGGGATCGGAATTAATGATAATCTTGTTGGCATTACGGTCCACAGCACCCATGGCCGTCTGCAGATTCAAGATCTGTTGATAAAGACTCACCTGCTTAGTTAGCCGCTCCTGGCCGACAACATCACGTTCATTGGCAAACTGTACCTGACGTTCCTTCTGGGCAGTAAGGTTCTGTTTGACGGTCTCACCAACCGACTCAACCTTTGCGGACAGGGTTTCTCCTCGCTCGACCAACTTTTTACTGACCTCAAGATTCTCAGTAATGATCTTGACTGAAATACCAGCAATCACAATAAGAAGAACACAGACACTTCCCATGGCGCCGAAAATTTTTCCCCTCAAACCAAGCCGAGAAAGAGGCGTACCACTCATAACTGTTAATCGACCTGATTGTGACATAATCACTCCATCAAATATAGGACAACTAGAGATTATATCCCCTAGTTGTCCTTCATAAGTTCTCAATCCCTACTTGATCTCCAAAGTCCAGTCACCAACACTGTGATGATCATCTCCGGTGTGATCAAAAACGGCAGCGCCTGCAGCGTAGGACTTACCGTGTTCAAAGACCGTATCTTCTTTAGGATTTCCGGTGTTGAGTTTGCGGCTCATCTCCACGGTCCACTTACCGTCAGCCCAGATCGCCGCTGACTTGATGTCAGCCTTGCTTCCAGACACCTCGGTGGCAGGCAGATACTGAGGGATCACATCACCGATATTATCGATGGGTTTCTGGCTGGTCACCAAGGGCGTGCCGGGATCGGAAGGCCGGGCAAGCCAGATCTTCTTGCCATCACGAGTAGGGTGCTCCTTGGCTTTCTCCAACTTTTCCATGGACATAATATTCGACTGGTCTTCGACCACACCCACCGATTGACTACGATAAGCCTTCCAATGCCAAAGGTCGGAGACAAAGGTCTTGCCGGACAGCATGCAGGAGGTAAAATCACCACTGATCGGGAAATTTAAAGACAAACGATCCTCCCGATCCTTCCCCTCTTCATAGCCATCTTTTTCTACATTCCAGGTCAGGGTCTTGTGAGTAACATCTTTGGTAGAATCAGGCCACTGGGCTACAACATAGATCATATCGCCATTAACTGCCGCACGGAGCTCCAAATCTAACGTGCCCTGGAAGGCCTTTGGGTCTCCATCGTTAGCCGGCGCCACCTTGATAATAACCGGAGTGACACTAGACCAATCATCGATCTTGCCATCCAGGGTCGGGGCAGCGCCAATGGCAGCGGCCACCACTATAGGCGCCTCGGCATAACAGGTGCCAGCGCTCATCAGTACAAGCCCTACAATCAAGCAACGTCTCAACATCTTTTTCATGCATTCCTCCTCGGCCCGCCTCGGGCCACCTCTTTAGAAACCAGGAACTACTACCATGTGGCCATCACCATGTTTTCCCGCCACTTCAGATATAGTGCATGAAAAAAAAATCTGTAGTCAAGTTTTTTTTTTACCAGTGACTCCTGCTCAGCAGACTCTCTCCTACTCAACCACCCTGGCTTGGGTAAGAATTTCACTGGGGATGGCAAACCCTAAATTCCTAGCCT includes the following:
- the trpB gene encoding tryptophan synthase subunit beta — its product is MPNTIGYFGDWGGAFIPEVLHETFREFNQSFAAVRHDPSFWQEYCDLMSTYSCRPTPLTHAGNMSRKLGGAQIYIKREDLNHTGAHKANNVMGQGLLVKRMEKTRVIAETGAGQHGVATATMAAKFGFACTIYMGEEDVNRQRPNVFWMEKLGAEVIPVTSGSKTLKDAINAAFRDWVTNMDSTHYVMGTVCGPHPFPEMVAWFQSIIGIEAKKQIISQFGKPPARVYACVGGGSNAMGIFQGFLDQPEVELIGVEAGGKGLATGQHAARLAGTDGSAGVAQGYKTIFLQDEDGQMKDTHSVAAGLDYVGVSPILVDLWQQGRVRFEAATDVEVMAALDETVKNEGIIPALESSHAFVQAYKEAGQLASDQAIIINMSGRGDKDIFTIANAFQDPSWKRFIIEKGREYAAQN
- a CDS encoding tryptophan synthase subunit alpha, which encodes MRLKTNIEAALREKEILLMTHIVLGYPSFEVNREVVRQMVVNGVDLIEMQIPFSEPMADGPVIIKANQDALATGAKVRECLAFAEEMTATYNIPFLFMTYYNILFKFGEEAFIKESARIGIQGMIIPDLPPEEGESYLRLTKEHGIAPIMIFAPTSTNERMRELAAVADGFIYCVARRGVTGSATSFDQEFSNYIGRCRKEAQLPLAVGFGIKDRDDIAALRGRAEIAVIGSETIRLVDKEGPTAVGPFIAGLRTVQLHIEE
- a CDS encoding HAMP domain-containing protein; this encodes MSQSGRLTVMSGTPLSRLGLRGKIFGAMGSVCVLLIVIAGISVKIITENLEVSKKLVERGETLSAKVESVGETVKQNLTAQKERQVQFANERDVVGQERLTKQVSLYQQILNLQTAMGAVDRNANKIIINSDPYSVVAKEVAALTTVLDEFFAMPDLATLDEKKVKGTSRAAKAYLGTYGEVKALDEENVSMTQQIDKVKRAQEIGVTLQERVTSLVEDMKNQAQATIQRENELATVDLKQALAVDEKTLADILASQDEIRKNVAQDVKENSTLEGFLQAKRRELVVMAMVALAVGVVFSIAMVTMITRPVLRAVKIAKGIAAGDLEQEVDITGDDEIGQLGNSMTIMIDNLRTNRAEIEASVHSLDEVACSVSSSLEEISASMSEINGTTQLNVQKARMTDEMSGEAKQNAEEGKATMSEMVQTIAAIQAASREIAKTIKTINDIAFQTNLLALNAAVEAAHAGEQGKGFAVVAEEVRRLAGRCSDAANETTVLLEGPLKKIGVAVEVANKTALAFDSIYDNVNAMGSLVSEIVLGSEMQAAGIKQINSGLAQIDSAAQGLTGQTDQLTCTMDRFKKPQEVDEGKLQLIEG